A part of Campylobacter concisus genomic DNA contains:
- a CDS encoding phosphatidylserine decarboxylase, with protein sequence MNKDNLFSQIFGKIAKLNFFKPLQELINSFYVKLFKIDMSEFKPSNEYKNLNELFTRELLKPREFDVADEIFISPVDGTCLSFGSTNELKAFSIKGMSYGVKELLGQGELEGEFDFANIYLSPKDYHHYHAPCDITIKKAVYIPGKLYSVAVKWLGKVESLYTKNERVALLCEMKNGKKLWLVFVGALNVGKMKFSFDERIQTNAMANFTQIYEYENLHIKKSEHLGNFELGSTIVILSEKDAIEYNLFENKELKFAETIGIIK encoded by the coding sequence ATGAACAAGGACAATCTCTTTTCTCAAATTTTTGGCAAGATAGCAAAATTAAACTTTTTCAAACCGCTTCAAGAGCTCATCAACTCATTTTATGTAAAGCTATTTAAGATCGACATGAGCGAGTTTAAGCCATCAAATGAGTATAAAAATTTAAACGAACTTTTTACCAGAGAGCTCTTAAAGCCAAGAGAATTTGACGTAGCAGATGAGATATTTATAAGTCCGGTTGATGGCACCTGCCTTAGTTTTGGCAGCACAAATGAGCTAAAAGCCTTTAGTATAAAGGGCATGAGCTACGGCGTGAAGGAGCTTTTGGGGCAGGGCGAGCTTGAGGGCGAGTTTGACTTTGCCAACATCTATCTTAGCCCAAAAGACTATCATCATTATCATGCACCTTGCGATATCACAATAAAAAAAGCGGTCTATATCCCAGGCAAGCTTTACAGTGTGGCGGTAAAATGGCTTGGCAAGGTAGAAAGTCTATACACTAAAAACGAGCGTGTGGCGCTACTTTGCGAGATGAAAAATGGTAAAAAACTTTGGCTAGTTTTCGTGGGTGCGCTAAATGTCGGAAAGATGAAATTTAGCTTTGATGAGCGCATCCAGACAAATGCGATGGCAAATTTTACGCAAATTTATGAGTATGAAAATTTACACATCAAAAAGAGCGAGCACCTTGGAAATTTCGAGCTTGGCTCAACCATTGTCATACTTAGTGAAAAAGATGCGATCGAGTACAACCTCTTTGAAAACAAAGAGCTTAAATTTGCTGAGACTATCGGAATAATAAAATAA
- the ychF gene encoding redox-regulated ATPase YchF — MGLSVGIVGLPNVGKSTTFNALTKAQNAESANYPFCTIEPNKAIVPVPDKRLNELAKIVSPNKIQYSTIEFVDIAGLVKGASSGEGLGNKFLSNIRETELILHIVRCFEDENITHVEGSVDPVRDIEIIQTELILADIEQLNKKIEKLTREAKANAKGAKEALEIANLLLAHLNEGKSASSFEQRDSEAFLSLNRELRLLSAKEVVYGANVDEEGLSEDNKFVKALKEYAKASDHEVIKLCAKVEEELIGLSDEEAHEFLASLGTSESGLEKIIKTSFAKLNLISYFTAGVVEVRAWTITKGWKAPKAASVIHNDFERGFIRAEVICYEDYIAHGGENGAKEAGKMRLEGKDYVVQDGDVMHFRFNV, encoded by the coding sequence ATGGGACTTTCAGTTGGAATCGTAGGCCTACCAAATGTGGGCAAATCAACGACATTTAATGCACTTACAAAGGCGCAAAATGCCGAGAGTGCAAACTATCCGTTTTGCACTATCGAGCCAAATAAAGCCATCGTACCAGTACCTGATAAACGCCTAAATGAGCTTGCAAAGATAGTAAGTCCTAATAAAATTCAATATTCAACCATCGAATTCGTAGATATCGCAGGTCTTGTAAAAGGGGCGAGCTCTGGTGAGGGACTTGGCAATAAATTTTTATCAAACATTAGAGAGACCGAGCTTATTTTACACATAGTTCGCTGCTTTGAGGACGAAAACATCACTCACGTCGAGGGCAGCGTCGATCCAGTAAGAGACATCGAGATCATCCAAACCGAGCTCATACTAGCTGATATCGAGCAGCTAAACAAAAAGATAGAAAAGCTCACAAGAGAGGCGAAGGCAAATGCAAAAGGTGCTAAAGAGGCACTTGAGATAGCAAATTTACTTTTGGCTCATCTAAATGAGGGCAAAAGCGCAAGTAGCTTTGAGCAAAGAGATAGTGAGGCGTTTTTGTCACTCAATAGAGAGCTAAGACTTTTAAGCGCCAAAGAGGTAGTTTATGGTGCGAACGTCGATGAAGAAGGACTTAGTGAAGATAATAAATTTGTAAAAGCACTAAAAGAGTACGCAAAAGCCTCAGACCACGAGGTGATCAAGCTTTGCGCCAAAGTAGAAGAGGAGCTAATCGGACTAAGCGACGAAGAAGCGCACGAGTTTTTAGCCTCTCTTGGCACGAGCGAGAGCGGACTTGAAAAGATCATCAAAACGTCTTTTGCAAAGCTAAATTTGATAAGCTATTTCACCGCTGGCGTCGTGGAAGTAAGGGCTTGGACGATTACAAAAGGTTGGAAAGCGCCAAAAGCAGCAAGCGTCATTCATAATGACTTTGAGAGGGGCTTCATCAGGGCTGAAGTGATATGTTACGAGGACTACATCGCACATGGCGGCGAAAACGGAGCCAAAGAGGCTGGCAAGATGAGACTTGAGGGCAAAGACTACGTCGTGCAAGATGGCGACGTGATGCACTTTAGGTTTAATGTCTAA
- a CDS encoding leucyl aminopeptidase — protein sequence MQFQIVDKKLKDIKADIELIFVVDKDLKHKFIGDKEAIKFNNYKGDSVLILSEAKRAYVPLSKLDLDELRVAAAKAYNALKSLNIKSIKLASYVAECQKLSFEALAEGFLLGSYEFNKYKEKKEKYTLKEVIFSTEEFAGKKVDLKAANEGFKEAEIVANATNFAKDIVNEIPEIYTPQKMAEDAQNLAKSITSIKCEVYDEKFLAKENMNAFLAVNRASVHKPRLIHLTYKPKKSKKRIIFVGKGLTYDSGGLSLKPADYMLTMKSDKSGAAAALGIIKGAAELNLPFEIHAILGATENMIGGNAYKPDDVLISRSGVSIEVRNTDAEGRLVLADCLSYAQDFKPDILIDMATLTGACVVGLGEYTTGIMGNSESLKSEFKNKIEDSGELATTLDFNPYLSELIKSQIADVSNCASSRYGGAITAGMFLAKFIKDEYKDKWLHLDIAGPAYREKAWGYNQAGASGAGVRMNLYFLQALSKEN from the coding sequence ATGCAGTTTCAAATAGTTGATAAAAAATTAAAAGATATAAAAGCTGATATTGAACTAATTTTCGTAGTAGATAAGGACTTAAAACATAAATTTATAGGCGATAAAGAGGCTATTAAATTTAACAATTACAAAGGCGATAGCGTCCTCATCCTAAGCGAGGCAAAAAGAGCTTACGTGCCACTTTCTAAGCTTGATCTTGACGAGCTTAGAGTTGCAGCCGCTAAAGCTTATAACGCGCTAAAATCGCTAAACATCAAGAGTATAAAGCTAGCTTCTTACGTAGCGGAGTGCCAAAAACTAAGCTTTGAAGCGCTAGCTGAGGGTTTTTTGCTTGGAAGCTATGAATTTAACAAATATAAAGAGAAAAAAGAGAAATACACCCTTAAAGAGGTCATCTTTTCTACTGAAGAATTTGCTGGCAAAAAGGTCGATCTAAAAGCTGCAAATGAGGGCTTTAAAGAGGCAGAGATAGTAGCAAATGCTACAAATTTTGCAAAAGATATCGTAAATGAAATCCCAGAAATTTATACACCACAAAAGATGGCCGAGGATGCGCAAAATTTAGCCAAAAGCATCACAAGCATAAAGTGCGAGGTCTATGACGAGAAATTTCTAGCAAAAGAGAATATGAACGCATTTTTGGCGGTAAATCGCGCAAGTGTGCATAAACCAAGGCTCATCCATCTAACATACAAGCCTAAAAAATCTAAAAAACGCATCATCTTTGTCGGCAAAGGCCTAACATACGATAGCGGTGGCCTTAGCTTGAAACCGGCTGATTATATGCTTACTATGAAATCAGACAAAAGCGGCGCAGCAGCAGCACTTGGCATCATAAAAGGCGCAGCAGAGCTAAATTTACCATTTGAAATTCACGCCATTTTGGGCGCCACTGAAAATATGATCGGAGGCAACGCCTACAAGCCTGATGACGTGCTTATTTCAAGAAGTGGCGTTAGCATAGAGGTAAGAAACACCGATGCAGAGGGACGTTTGGTCTTGGCTGATTGCCTAAGCTACGCACAAGACTTTAAGCCAGACATCCTAATCGACATGGCAACCCTAACTGGCGCTTGCGTCGTGGGGCTTGGCGAGTACACAACAGGCATCATGGGCAACAGCGAGAGCCTAAAAAGCGAGTTTAAAAACAAGATAGAAGATAGCGGCGAACTAGCGACTACGCTTGATTTTAACCCTTATCTTAGCGAACTTATTAAAAGCCAGATCGCAGACGTTAGCAACTGCGCCTCAAGCAGATATGGCGGCGCGATCACAGCTGGCATGTTTTTGGCCAAATTTATCAAAGATGAGTATAAAGATAAGTGGCTACACCTTGATATCGCAGGTCCAGCGTACCGCGAAAAGGCTTGGGGATATAACCAAGCAGGTGCGAGTGGAGCTGGCGTTAGGATGAATTTATACTTTTTACAAGCACTTAGCAAGGAGAATTGA
- a CDS encoding DedA family protein, which yields MEEFFIELLKEYGYIILFVWCIMEGEMALIMAGILAHTTHMHIALAIFVAGLGGFVGDQIYFYLGRYNKKYIAKRLHTQRRKFAVAHIMLKKYGWPIIFLQRYMYGFRVIIPLCIGLTGYDAKKYAFINLISAWCWAAITTIPAWILGEHILVLLQKAKEHWYVAIPVVAIFMGLLIYTFKRIENKILNERRDRRHAVSNS from the coding sequence ATGGAAGAGTTTTTTATAGAACTGCTTAAAGAGTACGGCTACATCATACTTTTTGTCTGGTGTATCATGGAGGGCGAGATGGCCTTAATAATGGCTGGAATTCTCGCTCACACCACGCACATGCATATCGCTCTTGCTATCTTTGTTGCTGGACTTGGAGGCTTTGTGGGAGATCAAATTTACTTCTACCTTGGCCGTTACAATAAAAAATACATCGCAAAAAGGCTTCACACGCAGCGGAGAAAATTTGCAGTGGCGCACATAATGCTGAAAAAATACGGCTGGCCGATCATCTTTTTGCAACGCTATATGTATGGCTTTCGTGTCATCATACCGCTTTGCATAGGACTTACCGGCTATGACGCCAAAAAATATGCCTTTATAAATTTGATCAGCGCTTGGTGCTGGGCGGCGATCACCACCATACCTGCTTGGATACTTGGCGAGCATATATTAGTGCTACTTCAAAAAGCAAAAGAGCACTGGTATGTCGCTATCCCAGTGGTTGCCATATTTATGGGGCTTTTGATCTACACATTTAAGCGCATCGAAAATAAAATTTTAAACGAAAGGAGAGACAGAAGACATGCAGTTTCAAATAGTTGA
- the apt gene encoding adenine phosphoribosyltransferase has translation MKILDQKGKEFLLNSIRCINDFPKPGIVFRDITTLLNNKEAFNFLIDHLVARYEDANIDYIAGIESRGFIFGAALAARLRLPFVPIRKPKKLPFITLSQKYSLEYGVDEVQIHIDAFGEKAGARVLLMDDLIATGGTAKASVELINQTNATCVEACFLIDLVDLKGSEKLKSLTKIYSVLEV, from the coding sequence ATGAAGATTTTAGATCAAAAAGGCAAAGAATTTTTACTAAACTCTATTCGCTGCATAAACGACTTCCCAAAGCCTGGCATAGTCTTTCGCGACATCACGACGCTACTAAATAACAAAGAAGCATTTAACTTTTTGATAGATCATTTGGTGGCTAGATATGAGGATGCAAATATCGACTATATCGCTGGCATAGAGTCTCGTGGCTTCATCTTTGGCGCAGCGCTTGCAGCAAGACTAAGGCTGCCTTTTGTGCCTATTCGTAAGCCAAAAAAACTACCTTTTATCACGCTTTCTCAAAAGTATAGCCTAGAATACGGTGTCGATGAAGTGCAAATTCACATCGATGCTTTTGGCGAAAAAGCAGGTGCTAGAGTGCTTTTGATGGACGATCTCATAGCCACAGGAGGCACTGCAAAGGCTTCAGTTGAGCTTATCAATCAAACTAACGCAACCTGCGTAGAAGCGTGCTTTCTCATAGATCTAGTCGATCTAAAAGGTAGCGAAAAGCTAAAGTCGCTTACTAAAATTTACAGCGTTTTAGAGGTTTAG
- the rpiB gene encoding ribose 5-phosphate isomerase B encodes MKIDKIFIACDHAGVELKAELKEVIKKLGHEVIDLGTNDKNSVDYPDYAHLLASKLEPDCYGVLICGTGIGISIAANRHENVRCALCHDEFTARLAREHNDANVIAFGARVIGAGVATAALETFLKTEFAGGRHERRVKKIEIEADK; translated from the coding sequence ATGAAAATAGATAAAATTTTTATCGCTTGCGATCATGCTGGAGTAGAGCTTAAAGCAGAGCTAAAGGAAGTCATAAAAAAGCTTGGACATGAAGTCATTGACCTTGGCACGAATGACAAAAATAGCGTTGATTACCCTGATTATGCGCACTTACTAGCAAGCAAGCTTGAGCCTGACTGCTACGGCGTGCTCATTTGTGGCACAGGTATCGGCATCTCAATCGCTGCAAACAGGCATGAAAACGTAAGGTGTGCCCTTTGTCACGACGAATTTACCGCTAGACTTGCGAGAGAACATAACGATGCAAATGTTATCGCTTTTGGCGCAAGAGTGATCGGTGCTGGCGTTGCCACAGCAGCACTTGAAACATTTTTAAAGACAGAGTTTGCAGGCGGTAGACACGAAAGAAGAGTCAAAAAAATAGAGATTGAGGCAGACAAATGA